Within the Oryzias melastigma strain HK-1 linkage group LG8, ASM292280v2, whole genome shotgun sequence genome, the region ATAATGGTGACAGAGGTCTGCCGGTGTGCTGTCAAAAAACGCCACCGTCTCGCTGGGGGGGAACGTTAAGATGTGACAACTGCGCACAAATGTTAGTTCCTATCTCGGTTACTTCACGCACTGACCTTCCAAGTTTCAGAACTTACTTTTTACTCCCAACTTGACGTAAATTCTTAGTTTTGCTGTCGGTTTTACgaataaaattgtcaaatttagTGACGAACTTCCTGTACGGTAACAGGTGCTGCTGCACTGTTAGAGAATTGTTGCTACCTAATATttaacaacaaatgaaaaaaaataaagttatatatatatatatatatatatatatatatatatatatatatatatatatatatatatatatatatatataaaactaaataatgAGGCATAAAACTAAGTCATGCTATTTAGACAACATAATTGAATATTATACATgtaagtaaaagttaaaaaaagaattttctgGAAATATTAATGTTGCACATCCCCCCAAAATAGCTCAGATGATGTTTCAACAGTTTTAGAGTACTATTACTCTACAATtctacaaaaaaactttaaaaattatttctaatAGTTTTTCAAGCGATTAACCAAAAAGTGGCCCAATTTAGTTGGTTTCacaatattttctgcagtggaacaggagctcattagaaatccacctcTTGGAGTAATTCcacattcctttgtttacattctctcctgctagcttatagctcctcacaaccAGGGGCGTACTCACATTAGACAAATGTAGGCCCACTTTATCACTAGGCAAAGTGGGCCCCCAACACTCTCAGGGCCCCAAGCTGAACACTTAATACAAATGTATGAGATAAATGTTATGTCCACCATTATTTAACTCTGCCATATAAAACACCCCAAATCACTGAGTTTTTATAAGACTTATTATGTGAAAGGGCTTCGTCCTCCCCTGTCCCTCTGCAGAATATATTCCAGTCAATAGCAAGTTGAGAGACTAACACGTTAGTGAGCAGAGACAGTTGGATTCCATCTCAATAGGGGGCTGTTATTCTTATTTTGTGGGAAAATTTTATTTAGACAGGTGGAAATAATGTGGGAGGGTTTGGGATCAGTTCAGTGGTTTATAATTTCctattgaaatacattttaatcagGGATGCGCGGACAGGGGAGCTAGATGAAGCAGTGAATCACCTGTCATTTTCCCTATTAGATGTATAGcctattaataataataataataaaaaaacgtatATATCGTAGCTATCTAgccagtgggtctttaattagtggtgaaaaaatacaaagaatcttATTTGGCTAACAGTGCTgaagataaagtaaaataaatcaattaataataataaaatgaaataaaacaaaaataccaaaCCTAtagcagacattttttaaacccgACTGAAGTGAAGAAAATGTCCTGCCatgttaaacatttagtttgacaTTTCTATTTGAATGTATCTTTACATCATTAGCTACCAATGAGCTCAACGTTTGAGGCGAAatacaaacaatttttaattactttattttgatttgctATTTTAAATTCTTACCAACATCTGCAAGTCTCCTGAAGAAGTCAAACATTTCGAGACGTAAATTTCCCAAAATACCTTGCGACTTTTCTTTGCGGAAAAATAGTGCagaaacgagaaaaaaaaaatctgtgataaaactggaaaatgaaTCTGAAGAAATGTAGTAGTTCTAGGGGGTCGGTCAAGATGGCGACTCGGTAGGATGCATTAGCTCGAGCTCCGctaataaatcattaaaagcCAATACATAAGtatatttttggagaaaaatcaaGTTGGANNNNNNNNNNNNNNNNNNNNNNNNNNNNNNNNNNNNNNNNNNNNNNNNNNNNNNNNNNNNNNNNNNNNNNNNNNNNNNNNNNNNNNNNNNNNNNNNNNNNNNNNNNNNNNNNNNNNNNNNNNNNNNNNNNNNNNNNNNNNNNNNNNNNNNNNNNNNNNNNNNNNNNNNNNNNNNNNNNNNNNNNNNNNNNNNNNNNNNNNNNNNNNNNNNNNNNNNNNNNNNNNNNNNNNNNNNNNNNNNNNNNNNNNNNNNNNNNNNNNNNNNNNNNNNNNNNNNNNNNNNNNNNNNNNNNNNNNNNNNNNNNNNNNNNNNNNNNNNNNNNNNNNNNNNNNNNNNNNNNNNNNNNNNNNNNNNNNNNNNNNNNNNNNNNNNNNNNNNNNNNNNNNNNNNNNNNNNNNNNNNNNNNNNNNNNNNNNNNNNNNNNNNNNNNNNNNNNNNNNNNNNGCACTTCCGGTTCAGGTGGCGCTTTGCAGAACCGTTGTTGTCAAGAGTCTGCCATTTTGATTAGTTGTACTTTGCGCAGTATATGCCGTGGAACTGGTTCTTTATCCATAATTTCAAGGTTCCGAACAAAGTTTCTATTATTTGAGCAAAATGCTGTCAGCCGCCCAGCTACTCGACGAGTTGATGGGCCGAGACAGAAACTTGGCCCCCGACGAGAAGCGATCCAACGTGCGATGGGACGACGAGAGCGTAAGTTAGCCTGATAGCTAACTTTAGCCTCGATAGAGTTAGATAAGATAACAGTGAAGGTAGCATGCGAGCTCCGAACTTGTTGGGTTTTAACCTTAAGTCAGTTATAATGGACAGTCTTTCAACTCGAGCTTTATTGACACAACAAAGACGTGGCATAGCAGACATAGCAGCATGGGCGGGAAGTTTAGTCTTGACACGCGTGGGGACAGATGTAGCCTCACTTTGCTAACGTCTATTTGATTCTAGCGGATCAAAATGAAGTTTATTAACGTGTTTTATGAAGATCTGTCCGGATTTGAGCGTTAGCTAGACTCATATTTGGTTGGAGTAGCAGTGTTAGCATCATTTGGGAGGATGGAGAGTTTTAAATCCATATTTGCTGCAAATGAATTAAACTCAATGTTAATAATTGCCTTTAGTTGGTGCAGAGTTCTCATAAGAAGACTTAAACCACCTCTTATTATACAATGATTTTATGTTGCATGTTTATATCCGATTTGAACTCATTTTAAGTAATGTGTAATGTAATTTATGCCATTTAAAGTGGAAGTACTTACTCTGTTCTTATCATTTTTAGGTTTGTCGATACTACTTGTGTGGCTTCTGTCCAGCTGAGTTGTTCACAAACACTCGTTCAGACTTAGGTAAGTCTACAATTTATATATCAACCTGTTCCTCTCTCATATAGTACCTGTTAGGTTAACATGTTCATTTTCTTCCTCCAGGACCCTGTGAGAAGATCCACGATGAAAACCTTAGAAAAATGTAAGCTTTCatctaatttttattatttatttcatccaAGTTAATGATTTCTTTAAACAACTGATTTTGACGTTTTTAGGTATGAGAAAAGTTCTCGGTTCATGAAAGAGGGCTACGAACGAGACTTCCTGCGGTATCTACAGTCCCTTCNNNNNNNNNNNNNNNNNNNNNNNNNNNNNNNNNNNNNNNNNNNNNNNNNNNNNNNNNNNNNNNNNNNNNNNNNNNNNNNNNNNNNNNNNNNNNNNNNNNNNNNNNNNNNNNNNNNNNNNNNNNNNNNNNNNNNNNNNNNNNNNNNNNNNNNNNNNNNNNNNNNNNNNNNNNNNNNNNNNNNNNNNNNNNNNNNNNNNNNNNNNNNNNNNNNNNNNNNNNNNNNNNNNNNNNNNNNNNGACCTGGTCCGGCAGGGAAGAACGAAGAGAAGATCCAGGTTCTAACGGAAAAGATTGAGGACTTGGTTGTTCAGGTTAGCCCACTTATGAATGAAATTAGGCTTTTAATGTGATCATGGATCGAAATCTAAAAAGATAGGTCATTAGAAAATGTATATAAAGGCTATTTTGCACCTTTTAAGGTTGAGTTTAAGTAATTGGGatacttaaacaaaaaaatcattaaaaaaaatatatttgtcttgTGCATTATTTATCCCTTTTCAGCTAATAAAAAGCCAAATTGTTTCACGTTTCTGCAGATCGAGGAACTTGGGTCTGAGGGTCGTGTGGAGGAGGCTCAAGGAATGATGAAACTGGTGGAGCAGCTGAAGGAGGAGCGGGAACTGCTCAGCTCTAACCCCTCGGTGAGtcagactttttaatttttttacatttttgcttcataTGCAGACTAATTTGaactaggaaaaaataaaatacaagctTTTGATTTCTAAACATGTAGGAAACAAATTAACTGACAAAACTATGTGTTATATGTTTTTCCTGCAGACCATAGAAAGCTTTGCAGCTCAGGAGAAACAGATGGAGGTGTGTGAGGTGTGTGGAGCCTTTCTCATCGTGGGTGATGCTCAGTCTCGCGTTGATGACCATTTAATGGGCAAACAGCATATGGGCTATGCCAAGATCAAATCCACCGTGGAGGAGCTGAAGGTAACAGGATCACACCTTCTATCTGTTTTCCGATCAAATGAACCCCTTGACATCTGTTGATaaaaccactttggctccaaaaataCCTTAATTTATCATCTGCTTGAAAGCAACAACATAGCTTCTTATAGCTTCTTGCGAAGGTTTAAGTGTAAGTATGTCTTCTTGGTTCACAGGAGAAACTGCGGCGTCGCTCAGAGGACCCTCAGACGGAAAACCCAGCACTCAAGCGAGACAGAGAAGACCGCGAGCGCGAGAGGGAGGAGCGGGAGAAGAAGCgcaaagaggaggaagagaaggaaaaagaacGAGAGAAAGAGAGGGAACGGGAGCGGGAGAGAGAGCGGGAGAAGGAGAGAGATCGAGAGCGAGAACGGGAGCGGGAGAGAGACCGCGAGAGGGATAGGCGATCTCGCCGGAGCCACTCCCACAGCCGCCATTCCAGCCGGACATCGGAGAGGAAGCGGAGCAGATCGCGGGATCGCCGGAGGTCCAGGAGCAGAGATAAGGACAGGGACAGGGAACGCAAGCGCAGCAGGTGCGCCTGAATATTTGTAACCACATTCCAGGCTCacatctgaaaatgtttatcaCAGTAATCCACACATATTCAGAGCTCTCTTTAACTTCTTGTCTTGTTGTATTACAGGAGCCGGGACAGAGAAAGGAAGCGCAGCCGTGACCGCTCGGACAGAAAGCGCCGCTCCCGCAGTCGCGACAGGAGGAGGTCTCGCAGCCCCGAGCGCAAGTCTCACCGTCAGCGCAGCCGCAGCCGGGACAGAGACAGAGACAGgggaaaagagaaagaaaaagagcacTCATCAAAGGACAAAGGTGAGTAACACtttttaaaggcccactcccGTCCTCTGTTGATCTATTGACGCGTTCCCAGTAGAGGCTGAACTTTCAGGAATCCCGCGGATCACGGGATTCCATTTGGATGGAAGTCGTTTCTGCCATTAATCTCGAAACCGGGACGGGATAAAATTCTTATGGGAGACGGAACCAACCAATAAGTACGACgcccaaaaaaaagtcaagggAGAGCCATTTTGTAATATTCTGATAATATGTCTGCAATTGAAAAATAACTACATTACCCAAAAGCAGAGTCTGAAATGAACACTTGCCAGGGCACACGATACGACGCCCCCCTCACTTCTGTTAATTCATGTCCACATAGCGTTTAGTTTTGGCGGCTAAAGCAGGGGGACATGCGGTAATTTTTAACAGGATCCAGccagaactggaggataaacCTACTGGActtacagcagcaacagaaaccTTGATAAAAATCGTTGATGTGGAGACAGCGATGCTGTTAGACACTCATGCTATCATGCTACGATGCTATGCTGACCAGTTGTGTCAGCTATATGTAATCATGGACTCGTTTCCGACAATATTTTCCCAGATcggataaatacaacaaattcAATACATAGGACACTCGTTAAAAAATGCtactttctaaatataataacagACATGAATCCACTATGTATTAGAGTCACTGTTGGGCTGAATGTCGTATATAAAGACAATGATCCTAAACTATCAAGTTTATAAGCTGTTTTTGTCATGATTTAATATCAAATTGAATCATTTGGAGTTTACTGTTATATGACATTAACAAGGTTTTTGTACCATTTGCAAACTGCTTATatgcaatttaattttcttagtaaaatattcaagaatcacatttttattcctcATGAGAGTCACGGGGGGGTTTTAGCACAGTGTTTTGCTTCTGAgctaaagaaaaccaaaacaaccTGTTTGAGATAGAAAGTAAAGCATTGATGATGTGAAAAGCCAAAAGTGGAGAGAAAATACTTTGATTAGAAATCAATAAaggatttacttaaaaaatgataGTTGTTTTCCttgatgttttaattatgttgtGACTTCCTCTCTGTTTGCATTCAATGTCCTGTCCATTGTATAAAGTAAAACCCCTCAGATTTTCCTATGTAAAGTAGGGTATTAATCTggccttaaaaaatatatatttgggcGGTGACTCAAATAATAATTTCGGCCATTGCCTAGAAGCCATAAGTGTTATAAGTCATGATTTTGCCTGATTCagaacagtttgaataaatttCATCGACATGTGTCTTTAAGCCCAGTCTGAAATATCTGTATGTAAAATTATATTCTTGCAAAAGGGACCTATAGAGACGTAAATCCATGTGCTGATTTGTCAGATCGTAAGGGGACAGAGGAGAAGAGCAGTTCTAAGAAAGACAAGCATGCTGACAGTGATGCAGCTGCCGTCAAGCCTTCCTCAGAGGTGGAACCCATGCAGAGCGAACCAGCTTCCTCCTCCCCTCTGCTTAACGGCCAGCAAGAGCTCCTCCAATCTGAAGGTGACACTCAGTCCAATTAAAACTGATCTGATAGGACCTCAGATCAGGCTCAGGTAAGTGCGTCTTCCTCATCGCTTCCCCCTGGCTCTCAACCCACCTTCACGCTTTCCTGTCCTCCACCCCTCCCCCTTTCCTTTTCCCTCCTCGTCACCCTCCTCTTCACCCCTGTTTTTCAGTTCaattctttatacattttttttaactgtgttatGTACTGTATGCAAATATCTTTATCCTGTTTTTGATTAGTGCATCGTAAGTATGCACTGAAGATGAAGGACTAGGCCCGATGAATGAGAAGGATGTAGAAAACAATCACAGAAAGCCAAGAGGGAAAGGCCAGTGTAGCCCTGAGCAAACATGCCCAGAGGTACCCCTTATTTTGTCtcgctttttgttttttattttggtccgTATCATTGTATATTcaaccttttattattcatttttccttttggaCATAACGGCAAACTAAGTTAATTCAAGCTTCCCTGCCTGCATTGACGTGTCTTTATGTCAT harbors:
- the luc7l3 gene encoding luc7-like protein 3 isoform X1 (The sequence of the model RefSeq protein was modified relative to this genomic sequence to represent the inferred CDS: added 75 bases not found in genome assembly), coding for MLSAAQLLDELMGRDRNLAPDEKRSNVRWDDESVCRYYLCGFCPAELFTNTRSDLGPCEKIHDENLRKMYEKSSRFMKEGYERDFLRYLQSLLAEVERRIRRGHARLALSQAQQNSGGPGPAGKNEEKIQVLTEKIEDLVVQIEELGSEGRVEEAQGMMKLVEQLKEERELLSSNPSTIESFAAQEKQMEVCEVCGAFLIVGDAQSRVDDHLMGKQHMGYAKIKSTVEELKEKLRRRSEDPQTENPALKRDREDREREREEREKKRKEEEEKEKEREKEREREREREREKERDRERERERERDRERDRRSRRSHSHSRHSSRTSERKRSRSRDRRRSRSRDKDRDRERKRSRSRDRERKRSRDRSDRKRRSRSRDRRRSRSPERKSHRQRSRSRDRDRDRGKEKEKEHSSKDKDRKGTEEKSSSKKDKHADSDAAAVKPSSEVEPMQSEPASSSPLLNGQQELLQSEGEGGITGGGRNGRASSSSP
- the luc7l3 gene encoding luc7-like protein 3 isoform X2 (The sequence of the model RefSeq protein was modified relative to this genomic sequence to represent the inferred CDS: added 75 bases not found in genome assembly) produces the protein MLSAAQLLDELMGRDRNLAPDEKRSNVRWDDESVCRYYLCGFCPAELFTNTRSDLGPCEKIHDENLRKMYEKSSRFMKEGYERDFLRYLQSLLAEVERRIRRGHARLALSQAQQNSGGPGPAGKNEEKIQVLTEKIEDLVVQIEELGSEGRVEEAQGMMKLVEQLKEERELLSSNPSTIESFAAQEKQMEVCEVCGAFLIVGDAQSRVDDHLMGKQHMGYAKIKSTVEELKEKLRRRSEDPQTENPALKRDREDREREREEREKKRKEEEEKEKEREKEREREREREREKERDRERERERERDRERDRRSRRSHSHSRHSSRTSERKRSRSRDRRRSRSRDKDRDRERKRSRSRDRERKRSRDRSDRKRRSRSRDRRRSRSPERKSHRQRSRSRDRDRDRGKEKEKEHSSKDKDRKGTEEKSSSKKDKHADSDAAAVKPSSEVEPMQSEPASSSPLLNGQQELLQSEGDTQSN